The Deltaproteobacteria bacterium genomic interval CGAACCGAACACAACCTTATATACGATCGCCGACCATTCGAGCGCCTGGGTCGAGGTGGACATATACGAGAATGAAATCCCCCTTGTAAAACTGGGAGATAACGCGGTAATGACTCTGGCCTCTTATCCGGGTGAAAAATTCGAAGGAAAAATCACGTTTATTACACCCCACCTGGACATGAAAACAAGGACGATAAAAGTGCGTCTCGAATTCCCGAACCCGGATTTGATACTTCTCCCTCAAATGTACGGCGACGTAACTCTCGAAGTTCCTCTTGGCGATAAACTCACTATCCCCGTTTCGGCAGTGCTCAGAACGGGAAAGCAGGACATTGTGTTCGTGGACAAGGGGGACGGCGACATAGAGATAAGGAAAGTCGAGATCGGACGTAAGGCGGAGGGGTATTACGAGGTACTGAGAGGACTCGCAGAGGGGGATAGAGTGGTTTCAAGGGCTAACTTCCTTATCGATTCAGAGAGCAAGATACAGGCTGCCGTTGCCTCTTGGGGGGAGAATAATGACGGCGATGATACGGATTCCACAACCCCCTCTGAGCATCAGGAAGGAAGCGGGAAAAACCCCGATGCACAATAGAGAATTTAACGGTCAAGCTTCGTTGGACAGGGCAATTCTGCGGAGACGCATTAAAGGAGAGATGTTGAATGATTGATAAGCTCATTGAATATTCGGCAAGAAATACTTTCTTTACAATCACGCTCGTCGCTTTTCTCGCAATATGGGGTTTCTGGGCGATGAAAAATACCCCGCTTGACGCAATACCCGATCTCTCGGACGTACAGGTAATCGTTTTTACGGACTGGGAAGGGAGAAGCCCCGACCTGATAGAAGATCAGATTACCTACCCGATTGTTACAACTATGATAGCTGCGCCGCAGGTTAAGTTCGTAAGGGGACAGTCGATGTTCGGCACCTCCTTCGTTTACATCATATTCGAGGACGGCACCGACATCTACTGGGCGAGGAGCAGGGTGCTCGAGTACCTGAACGAAGTGACGGGACAGCTTCCGGAAGGCGTAACGCCGACACTGGGTCCAGACGCGACGGGCGTGGGATGGGTATATCAGTACGCCCTTGTTGATGAGACGGGAAAACACGACCTCGCGGAGCTCCGCACATTTCAGGACTGGTATCTGAGGTACTGGCTTGAGTCCGTCCCGGGCGTGGCGGAGGTTGCGAGCGTGGGCGGCTTCGTGAAGCAGTATCAGGTGCAGATAGACCCGAATAAATTATCCGCGTACGGGATTACGGTCGATAAGATTATCGATGCCGTCAGGGAGAGCAACAATGACGTGGGGGGCAGGGTGGTCGAGCTTGCGGCGACCGAGTATTTCGTAAGGGGCAGGGGCTACATCGAATCCGTGGAGGATATAGAGAATATCACGGTGGGCACGAACGGAGACGGGACACCCGTATATATCCGTGACTTGGCGAATGTGGAGCTTGGCCCCGACATCAGGAGAGGGCTTGCCGAGCTTGACGGCAAGGGGGAAACCGTGGGCGGAATCGTGGTCATGCGCTACGGGGAGAACGCCCTTCAGGTCATTGAGCACGTAAAGGAAAAGCTTGAAGATATTAAGCCGTCTCTTCCCGAAGGGGTCGAGATAGTTACAGCCTACGACCGGTCCGACCTCATCGAGAGAGCAATAAGGACTCTTAAAACCACCCTGATTGAAGAAATGATTATCGTCAGTTTGATAATAGTCATTTTTCTGCTCCACTTCAGAAGCGCGATAATTCCGATCGTAACGATCCCGATAGGGGTTTTAATGGCGTTCATCCCAATGCACTATATGGGGCTCAACTCGAACATAATGTCTCTCGGCGGAATAGCGATCGCTATAGGGGCTATGGTGGATGCTTCAATAGTAATTATAGAAAATGTCCATAAAAAGCTCGAAAAATGGCAGGCCGAGGGCGAGAAAGGGCAGAGATTCGACGCAGTTCTCGAGGGAATGAAAGGAGTCGGCAGACCTGTCTTCTTTTCCCTTCTGGTAATAACGGTGTCGTTTCTTCCTGTTTTCACTCTCGAATACCAGGAAGGAAGGCTCTTTAAACCGCTCGCGTTCACAAAAACGTTCTCGATGTTTTTCGCCTCGCTGCTGGCAATCACAATCACCCCCGCATTAATAGCGCTTTTGATAAAGGGCAGAGTCAAGCCTGAAGAAAAAAATCCCATAAGCAGATTCCTTATCAGGCTCTATAATCCGGTCGTAACCTTCATTCTCCGCTTCAAAAAGACGGTACTGGTATCTTCGATAGTTGTATTCATTCTGACCGTCTTCCCGTTCATCAAGCTGGGCTCCGAATTCATGCCGCCGCTGAACGAGGGGACCATACTCTACATGCCTACCGCCGTCCCCGGCATGTCGATAACGGAAGCCGCAAAAATTTTACAGATACAGGACAGAATGCTCATGAAGTTCCCGGAGGTCGAAAGGGTATTCGGAAAGATAGGCCGCTCCGAATCCCCGACCGACCCTGCTCCCCTGAGCATGGTGGAGACAGTGGTAACGCTCAAGCCCGAAAGCGAATGGCGCGCCGGGATGACGTGGGACAAGCTCATATCGGAGATGAACCAGACCGTGAAATTCCCGGGTATGGCGAATATATTCTGGATGCCTATACAGACCCGCACCGAAATGCTTACCTCGGGTTTCAGGAGCAACCTGGGCATAAAGATATTCGGCCCGGACCTTAAGACCATAGAAAAAATAGGCATCGATATTGAAACCGCCCTGTCGGGAACACCTGGAACAAGGAGCGTTTTTGCCGAGAGAATCACAGGCGGGTACTTCCTCGATTTCGACATAAAACGGGAGATGATAGCCAGGTACGGTCTCACGGTGGGGGACGTGGAAGACGTTATAGAAACGGCGATCGGAGGCAAAAACATATCCCAGACTGTAGAGGGGCAGGAGAGATATCCGATAAATGTCAGATACGACAGAGAGTTGAGAGACGATATGGATTCAATCGAAAGGGTGCTTGTTGCAACCCCTTCGGGAGCGCAGATTCCCATAGGCCTGCTGGCCGATATTAATTTCAGCTCGGGGCCGCCGGAGATAAGAAACGAGAACGGGCAGAAAGTAGGGTATGTATTCGTCGATGTAGAGGGGAAGGACTACGAAGGATACGTCAAAGAGGCGAAAAAGGTGGTCAGCGAGGAAATCAACCTGCCCCCCGGATATTACCTGGAGTGGGCCGGACAGTATCAATACTTGCTCAGAGTAAAGGAAAGACTCAAATATATTCTGCCCGTTACGGTGTTCATCATATTCCTTCTCCTGTACATGAACTTCAGGTCCGTAACCGAGACCATGATAGTTCTGTTCTCCGTACCGTTCTCCCTCGTGGGAAGCATATGGCTCCTCTACTTGCTCGGTTACAACATGAGCGTTGCGGTATGGGTCGGTATAATCGCCCTTGCGGGACTCGCAGCGGAGACGGGTGTCGTGATGATCATCTACCTGGACGAGGCATATGAAAGGAGAAAAGAGGAAAACAGCATGAACACGGTCGCAGATTTGAACAGCGCTATAACAGAGGGGGCTGTACAGAGGGTAAGACCCAAGATGATGACCGTAGTCACCACGATATTAGCGCTGCTTCCGCTCATGTGGAGCACGGGGACGGGGGCCGACATGATAAAGAGAATAGCTGCGCCGATGGTAGGCGGGCTTATTACCTCCACGATTCTCACCCTGCTGATCATTCCCGTGATCTACGCCATGTGGAAGGGGTCAGTTTTACCGAAAAGATTGAATGAAGAATTGGATTAGCACAGAGGAGATCAGGCTTAAGAACAGCAAAACGACATTGAGTATTAGGGAAAGGAGAGATCACCATGAGTATCGAGAATAAATCTATTACAAGACGCCGTTTCCTGCAATACGCAGGCACTTTTAGCATGATGGCGGGTTTTGTA includes:
- a CDS encoding efflux RND transporter permease subunit, whose protein sequence is MIDKLIEYSARNTFFTITLVAFLAIWGFWAMKNTPLDAIPDLSDVQVIVFTDWEGRSPDLIEDQITYPIVTTMIAAPQVKFVRGQSMFGTSFVYIIFEDGTDIYWARSRVLEYLNEVTGQLPEGVTPTLGPDATGVGWVYQYALVDETGKHDLAELRTFQDWYLRYWLESVPGVAEVASVGGFVKQYQVQIDPNKLSAYGITVDKIIDAVRESNNDVGGRVVELAATEYFVRGRGYIESVEDIENITVGTNGDGTPVYIRDLANVELGPDIRRGLAELDGKGETVGGIVVMRYGENALQVIEHVKEKLEDIKPSLPEGVEIVTAYDRSDLIERAIRTLKTTLIEEMIIVSLIIVIFLLHFRSAIIPIVTIPIGVLMAFIPMHYMGLNSNIMSLGGIAIAIGAMVDASIVIIENVHKKLEKWQAEGEKGQRFDAVLEGMKGVGRPVFFSLLVITVSFLPVFTLEYQEGRLFKPLAFTKTFSMFFASLLAITITPALIALLIKGRVKPEEKNPISRFLIRLYNPVVTFILRFKKTVLVSSIVVFILTVFPFIKLGSEFMPPLNEGTILYMPTAVPGMSITEAAKILQIQDRMLMKFPEVERVFGKIGRSESPTDPAPLSMVETVVTLKPESEWRAGMTWDKLISEMNQTVKFPGMANIFWMPIQTRTEMLTSGFRSNLGIKIFGPDLKTIEKIGIDIETALSGTPGTRSVFAERITGGYFLDFDIKREMIARYGLTVGDVEDVIETAIGGKNISQTVEGQERYPINVRYDRELRDDMDSIERVLVATPSGAQIPIGLLADINFSSGPPEIRNENGQKVGYVFVDVEGKDYEGYVKEAKKVVSEEINLPPGYYLEWAGQYQYLLRVKERLKYILPVTVFIIFLLLYMNFRSVTETMIVLFSVPFSLVGSIWLLYLLGYNMSVAVWVGIIALAGLAAETGVVMIIYLDEAYERRKEENSMNTVADLNSAITEGAVQRVRPKMMTVVTTILALLPLMWSTGTGADMIKRIAAPMVGGLITSTILTLLIIPVIYAMWKGSVLPKRLNEELD